The Streptomyces sp. TLI_105 DNA segment ACGGGGCCGACCGCATCGACTGGCGCACCGGTTCCCTCTGGTCGGTGTACCCGGACGACCACATCGGCCGGCCCGTGGGCACCGCGCTCGCGGTGCCGCAGCACGCGGGATCCGTCTACCGGGAACGGCCCGGATGGAGCTGGTCGCAGGACACCCACTCGTACTTCCTCTACGGGAAGGACGACGCCGGCCGGGAGACGAACGACTTCCGCGCCCTGCGCTCCGCCGTCCACACCTTCGCGCTGACCCGCCCGGACGGCACCGGCGTGCGCGTCGAGTCCGACGGGAGCGTCGCGGCCCGGGTCGACCGGACCCCGCCCCGGTGGGTCGACGACAGCGACCCGGGCATCACGTACCAGGGCGCATGGACACATGCGCGGGGTGAGGGGTGGACGCACGATGACTTCGGGGACACCGAGTCCTTCTCGTTCACCGCGGGCGACTGGTGCGAGTTCGGCTTCGACGGCACCGGCGTCGAGTGGCTCGGCGGTCACGGCTCCAACCTCGGCCTGATCGACGTGTTCATCGACGGGCGACTCGACACCACCGTCGACCAGTACGCACCCGCCAAGCAGTACCAGCAGGTCGTCTACCGCAAGACGGGCCTCGCCGAGGGGCGGCACACCATCCGCCTGGTCGTCACCGGAGAGAAGAACCCCTCTTCCTCAGGCATCCTCCCGCTCGTGGACGCGTTCCAGGCCCTGTCGGCCACCACAGGGGCGGCACGGGCCCTGTTCGTCGACACGCACTGGAACTATCCCGACTTCGGCTACGGGGGCGGCGACTACTACCGGCCCACCGTGCGGGTCGTCGACGGGACGACGGGCGCGGTCTCGCTGCGGCTGGGAACGTTCGCGACGACCTGACACGTGGGCCCTCGGGCAACCCCGAGGGCCCACCCCCTCTGTTCCGCACCTCCGCAGTCGTTTCCCGGCGCCCGGTGCCACCTCCAGGCGCCCCCACCCAGAAGGAGTCCACATGACCCGGGCACCCGTGCGCCTCCGGCGCACGCTCGCCGCGTTCCTCGGCCTGTCGTTGGGCGTGCTCAGCGGCGGCCTGGCCGCGCCTACCGTCTCGCAGGCCGCGCCCTCGTCCGCGCCCACCCCCTCGACCTCGACCTCGATCACGGTCAACGGCACCAAGCCGGGCCTGACCTTCGACGGAGTCGGAGCGATCTCCGGCGGCGGCGGCAACTCCCGTCTCCTGGTCGACTATCCGGAGCCGCAGCGCAGCGAGCTGCTCGACTACCTGTACAAGCCCGGCTACGGTGCCTCCCTGCAGCTGCTGAAGCTGGAGATCGGCGGCGACACCAACTCCACCGACGGTGCCGAACCCAGCCACATGCACACGGCCGGCACCGTCGACTGCAACCAGGGCTACGAGTGGTGGATGGCCGAGCAGGCCAAGGCCCGCAACCCGCGGATCAAACTCGCCGCACTGTCCTGGGGCGCCCCCGGTTGGCTCGGCGGTGGCAACTTCTGGTCCCAGGACACCATCGACTACCTGATGTCCTGGATGGACTGCGCCGACGGCCACGGCCTCACCATCGACTACCTCGGCGGCTGGAACGAACGCGGCTACGACAAGACCTGGTACCGGAACCTCAAGGCCGCTCTGGTCTCCCACGGCTACGGCGCCACCAAGGTCGTCGCCGCGGACAGCGACTGGGGCGTGGCCGACGCCATGGCGCAGGACCAGGCGTTCAAGGACGCCGTCGACATCGTCGGCGTGCACTACCCGTGCGGGTACCTCGACGCCTACGCCACCTGCCCCAGCACCCCCACCGCCCAACGTCTCGGCAAGCCGCTGTGGGCCAGTGAGAACGGCTCCCAGGACGCCGACACCGGCGCGCCCGCCGTGGCGCGGTCGATCAACCGCGGTTACCTCGACGGAAAGATGACCGCCTACTTCAACTGGCCGGTCATCGCCGCCCTCTACCCGAACCTCTTCTTCTCCACCGACGGCATGTCCGTCGCCAACCAGCCCTGGTCGGGCAACTACCACATCGGCAAGACCACCTGGGTGACCGCGCACACCACGCAGTTCACCCGGCCCGGCTGGCGCTACATCGACTCGGCGGGCGGCTACCTGGGCGGCACGCGCACCAACGGCAGCTACGTGACGCTGAAGTCGACGAACAACACCGACTACAGCACCGTCATCGAGACGATGGACGCCACCAGTGCCCAGACCGTCTCGTTCTCCGTCACCGGCGGCCTGTCCACCGGCCAGGTCCACGTCTGGGACACCGACGTCAAGTCGGACGACTCCTCCCGCTGGTTCGTCCACCAGCAGGACGTCACCCCGAGCGGCGGCAAGTACACGCTCACCCTCCAGCCCGGCCACCTCTACACCGTGACCACCACGACCGGCCAGGGCAAGGGCACGGCCGTCTCGCCCGCTCGCAAGGCGCTCGGCCTGCCGTACTCGGACGACTTCGAGACCCGCGCCACCACCACCTCGCCGAAGTACTTCTCCGACATGAACGGCGCCTTCCAGTCGGTGTCCTGCGGCGGAGGCCGTACCGGCACCTGCCTGCGGCAGATGGCCCCGATGTCGCCGATCCGGTGGACCGAGGAGCCGTACAACGCCCCGTACACGATCATGGGCGACGGCACCTGGAGCAACTACACCGTCTCCGCCGACACCATGTTCGAGCAGGCGGGCACCGTCGAACTCCTGGGCCGCGTCAACCAGCAGGGCAGGAACAACAACGGCCTGAACGCCTACCACCTGCGGGTCAGCGACACCGGCGCCTGGTCCATCGACAAGAGCGACACCAAGTGGAACTTCACCACCCTGGCGAGCGGCACCACCGGCGCACTCGGCACCGGCAGCTGGCACACCATCGCGTTCACGCTTGAGGGCTCGGCCCTCACTGCGGTCGTCGACGGCGTCACCGTCGGCAGCGCCACCGACCTCGGCTATACCAACGGCCAGGCCGGCCTCGGTGTCACCGGCTACGTCACCGAACAGTTCGACGACTTCGCCCTGACCCCGGGCACCCCCACCTCGCACGAGGGCCGGGTCGCCTCCGGTCTGGCCGGCAAGTGCGCCGCCGCCGACGCCTCCGGAGCGAGCGGCACGCCGGTCGTGCTGTGGGACTGCGACGGGGGAGCCGCGCAGACCTGGACCTGGTCCAACGGCACCCTGACCCAGGGCGGCAAGTGCCTGGACGTCACCGGCCAGGGCACCGTCGACGGCACGGCCGTGATCCTCTGGGACTGCACGGGCGGCGCCAACCAGCAGTGGGCGCCGCAGCCCGACGGCAGCCTGAAGGGCGTTCAGTCGGGCCGCTGCCTCGACGTCCCCGGGGGCTCGACCACCAACGGCACCGAGCTGGTGATCTGGGACTGCAACGGCGGGGCCAACCAGCGGTGGACGCTCCCGTAGCGACTGCCGGAAGCGCGCCGTCCGGACTTGAGTCCGGACGGCGCGTCGTCGCGTCGGCGTGTCGGCCTTTGTGGGGAGCGAGCCGGTCAGGAGACCTTCAGGGCTCCGGTGTCATGGGCGATGCGACCGCCTACGACGGTGGCCCCCACGGTCAGCTCTCCGATGCGGTCGGCGGGCACGCCAAGGAGGTCGTCGCTCAGGACTGTGAAGTCGGCGAGCATGCCCCCGGCGAGAGTGCCCCTGACCCGCTCCTCGTGCACCGCGTACGCCGAACCGACCGTGTCGCGTACAGCGCCTCCCGGGCCGTCACCGCCTCGTCCGGACCGATCGGCGCGCCCGAGGCCGTACGCCGGTTCACCATGTCGTGGATGCTCAGTAGCGGGTCGGAGGCGACCACGGGCGCGTCCGAGGAGCCGGGCAGCACCACGCCGGCGTCCAGGAACGACCGCATCCGGTAGGCGAGTTTCCCTCGTTCGGGGCCCAGCGCGGCCAGCAGCCCGTCACCCGTCTCCGACAGGAACCGGCCCTGCGGTACGGGGATCAGGCCGAGCTCCGCGATCCGGGCGACCTGCGCGTCGCTCGCCACGTCCGCTTGCTCGATCCGGTGGCGCACGTCGACGCGCGGATGCGACCGGCCCGCTTCCTCGTAGGCCTCCAGGACGGCGTTCAGGGCCGCGTCGCCGATCGCGTGCGTGGCGACCTGCCAGCCGCAGCGGTGCGCCTCGACGATGTACCGGCGCAGCTGCTCGCGCTCGAAGGCGAGCAGGCCGCCGAGACGATGGCGGCCGCCGGCCGGGACGAGCCCGTGGCGCTCACGGTCGTCGCGTCGCCCACCACGGTCGCGCACCTTCTGGCGCCCTTCATGGCAGGCGGGGGCCCCGAGGGTCCCGCGCTCCGCGACGCCCTCCAGGAGGAGCCCAGCAGGGTCTTCGACACCTTGTTGCGCAGCGACGCCGACCTGGGCATCTCCACCATCCCGGCCCCGGCCCCGCTGGAGTCGGCCCTCCTGGGGCGCTCGCCGGTCCTCGCCCAGGTGCCCCGCGGCCACCCCTGGAGCGGGCGCACCGAGATCACCCTCGCCGAGCTGGTCACCGAACCGCTGATCCTGATGAGCCGCACCAACATGAGCCGGCTGGTCGTCGACGAGACCGTCGCCCGGGCGGGCCTCACCCTCACGGCTGTCACCGAGACCGGTTCCTCGGCCTTCGCCCAGGCACCCGCCGCCGCCGGCCGCGGCGTCTGCCTGGTCACCGACGAGACCCGCTTCGGCCTCGCCGAACTGACCGTGCGCACGCCCGAGGGTCTGCTGACCGTCCCCTTGTACGCGGGATGGGACCCCGACCACTACGCCCGCTCGGCCATCCGGGACCTCGTCGAGGGGCTGCGCGCCTACTGCGACCACCACGCGCAGCGCTACGCGGGGCCGGACGCGCAGCGGTG contains these protein-coding regions:
- a CDS encoding ricin-type beta-trefoil lectin domain protein, whose amino-acid sequence is MTRAPVRLRRTLAAFLGLSLGVLSGGLAAPTVSQAAPSSAPTPSTSTSITVNGTKPGLTFDGVGAISGGGGNSRLLVDYPEPQRSELLDYLYKPGYGASLQLLKLEIGGDTNSTDGAEPSHMHTAGTVDCNQGYEWWMAEQAKARNPRIKLAALSWGAPGWLGGGNFWSQDTIDYLMSWMDCADGHGLTIDYLGGWNERGYDKTWYRNLKAALVSHGYGATKVVAADSDWGVADAMAQDQAFKDAVDIVGVHYPCGYLDAYATCPSTPTAQRLGKPLWASENGSQDADTGAPAVARSINRGYLDGKMTAYFNWPVIAALYPNLFFSTDGMSVANQPWSGNYHIGKTTWVTAHTTQFTRPGWRYIDSAGGYLGGTRTNGSYVTLKSTNNTDYSTVIETMDATSAQTVSFSVTGGLSTGQVHVWDTDVKSDDSSRWFVHQQDVTPSGGKYTLTLQPGHLYTVTTTTGQGKGTAVSPARKALGLPYSDDFETRATTTSPKYFSDMNGAFQSVSCGGGRTGTCLRQMAPMSPIRWTEEPYNAPYTIMGDGTWSNYTVSADTMFEQAGTVELLGRVNQQGRNNNGLNAYHLRVSDTGAWSIDKSDTKWNFTTLASGTTGALGTGSWHTIAFTLEGSALTAVVDGVTVGSATDLGYTNGQAGLGVTGYVTEQFDDFALTPGTPTSHEGRVASGLAGKCAAADASGASGTPVVLWDCDGGAAQTWTWSNGTLTQGGKCLDVTGQGTVDGTAVILWDCTGGANQQWAPQPDGSLKGVQSGRCLDVPGGSTTNGTELVIWDCNGGANQRWTLP
- a CDS encoding amidohydrolase family protein, which encodes MRDRGGRRDDRERHGLVPAGGRHRLGGLLAFEREQLRRYIVEAHRCGWQVATHAIGDAALNAVLEAYEEAGRSHPRVDVRHRIEQADVASDAQVARIAELGLIPVPQGRFLSETGDGLLAALGPERGKLAYRMRSFLDAGVVLPGSSDAPVVASDPLLSIHDMVNRRTASGAPIGPDEAVTAREALYATRSVRRTRCTRSGSGALSPGACSPTSQS
- a CDS encoding LysR family transcriptional regulator substrate-binding protein, which codes for MAGGGPEGPALRDALQEEPSRVFDTLLRSDADLGISTIPAPAPLESALLGRSPVLAQVPRGHPWSGRTEITLAELVTEPLILMSRTNMSRLVVDETVARAGLTLTAVTETGSSAFAQAPAAAGRGVCLVTDETRFGLAELTVRTPEGLLTVPLYAGWDPDHYARSAIRDLVEGLRAYCDHHAQRYAGPDAQR